Proteins encoded within one genomic window of Rossellomorea vietnamensis:
- a CDS encoding TetR/AcrR family transcriptional regulator produces MKRNKPKYMQIIDAAVIVIAENGYHQAQVSKIAKQAGVADGTIYLYFKNKEDILISLFKEKMVLFVEKIEEVIAGKQTVSEKLLVMIENHCRILSDDHHLAIVTQLEIRQSNKDIRLKINDVLKGYLELVDKILISGIESGEFSSDLNVRLARQMIFGTLDEMATTWVMNDQKYDLVEQVPAIHKLLLHGCRGRN; encoded by the coding sequence GAAATAAACCAAAATACATGCAAATTATCGATGCTGCTGTTATTGTAATAGCAGAAAATGGGTACCATCAGGCACAGGTGTCAAAGATTGCAAAGCAGGCAGGGGTGGCTGACGGAACCATCTATCTTTATTTTAAAAACAAAGAAGATATCCTGATTTCGTTGTTTAAAGAAAAAATGGTTCTCTTTGTCGAAAAAATTGAAGAAGTTATTGCAGGAAAACAGACAGTTTCAGAGAAATTATTAGTGATGATTGAAAATCATTGTAGGATACTGTCGGATGATCATCATCTCGCCATCGTCACACAATTGGAGATTAGGCAATCGAATAAAGATATCCGATTGAAAATCAATGATGTGTTAAAGGGCTATCTGGAATTAGTCGATAAGATCCTGATCAGCGGGATCGAATCTGGCGAGTTCTCAAGTGATCTGAATGTTCGACTCGCCCGCCAAATGATCTTTGGTACTCTGGATGAAATGGCGACAACATGGGTGATGAACGATCAGAAATACGACTTAGTCGAACAAGTCCCTGCTATTCATAAGCTATTGCTTCATGGATGCAGAGGCAGGAACTAA
- a CDS encoding electron transfer flavoprotein subunit alpha/FixB family protein: MARKVLVLGEVRDGSLRNVSFEAIAAGKTVSEGGEVVGVLIGKSVSALGNEMIQYGADKVVVVEDDKLEQYTSDGYSQAILSVIKEEKPEGIIFGHTALGKDLSPKVASKLSTGLISDATDLEEAGGNLVFTRPIYSGKAFEKKIVTDGVIFATIRPNNIEPLAKDESRSGEVTSLSVDIKDLRTIIKEVVRKASEGVDLSEAKVIIAGGRGVKSEDGFNPLKELADVLGGAVGASRGACDADYCDYSLQIGQTGKVVTPDLYIACGISGAIQHLAGMSNSKVIVAINKDPEANIFNVADYGIVGDLFEVVPMLTEEFKKLKVSSS; encoded by the coding sequence ATGGCGAGAAAAGTATTAGTACTTGGAGAAGTTCGGGACGGATCATTACGTAATGTTTCCTTTGAAGCGATTGCGGCAGGTAAGACGGTATCTGAAGGCGGAGAAGTTGTCGGAGTTTTGATCGGCAAGAGTGTAAGCGCTTTAGGTAATGAAATGATCCAGTACGGTGCCGATAAAGTAGTGGTTGTGGAAGATGATAAACTGGAACAGTATACGTCAGATGGCTATTCACAGGCCATCCTGTCAGTCATCAAAGAAGAGAAGCCTGAAGGGATCATCTTCGGTCATACGGCACTTGGAAAGGATCTGTCCCCTAAAGTGGCAAGCAAGCTCAGCACAGGATTGATTTCCGATGCGACAGATCTTGAGGAAGCAGGCGGTAACCTCGTCTTCACAAGACCGATCTATTCAGGGAAAGCATTTGAAAAGAAAATCGTAACTGACGGTGTGATCTTTGCGACGATCCGTCCAAACAACATCGAGCCTTTGGCGAAGGATGAGTCACGTAGTGGTGAGGTTACATCCCTTTCTGTCGATATTAAAGATCTGCGTACCATCATTAAAGAAGTCGTTCGGAAAGCGAGCGAAGGGGTGGATCTTTCTGAAGCGAAAGTCATCATCGCCGGCGGACGCGGAGTGAAGAGTGAAGATGGATTCAATCCTCTTAAGGAACTTGCCGACGTGCTTGGTGGAGCCGTGGGAGCTTCCCGTGGAGCGTGTGACGCTGACTACTGCGACTACTCATTGCAAATTGGTCAAACAGGTAAAGTCGTAACGCCTGATCTGTATATTGCATGTGGTATTTCAGGAGCTATCCAGCATTTAGCGGGTATGTCCAACTCCAAGGTCATCGTTGCGATCAATAAAGATCCTGAAGCGAATATCTTTAACGTAGCGGACTACGGAATCGTTGGAGACCTGTTCGAAGTGGTGCCGATGCTTACGGAAGAATTCAAGAAATTAAAAGTATCTTCTTCTTAA
- a CDS encoding electron transfer flavoprotein subunit beta/FixA family protein, whose protein sequence is MNIYVLLKRTFDTEEKISIQNGQIAEDGAEFIINPYDEYAVEEAIQVRDAHGGEVTVVTVGGEESEKQLRTALAMGADKAVLINTEDDLDHGDQFTTAKILAHYLKEQEVDLILAGNVAIDGGSGQVGPRVAEQLDIPYVTTITKLEIDGETVTVTRDVEGDSEVIETSLPLLVTAQQGLNEPRYPSLPGIMKAKKKPLYEVELDDIDLDEDDVEAKTKTIEIYLPPKKEAGKVLEGELDAQVSELVSLLRNEAKVI, encoded by the coding sequence ATGAACATCTATGTACTTTTGAAAAGAACGTTTGATACTGAGGAGAAAATTTCGATCCAAAACGGTCAAATTGCCGAAGACGGAGCTGAATTTATCATAAATCCTTACGATGAATATGCAGTCGAAGAAGCCATTCAAGTCCGTGATGCACATGGCGGCGAAGTGACAGTCGTAACGGTCGGTGGGGAAGAAAGTGAAAAGCAATTGAGAACAGCTCTGGCAATGGGTGCTGATAAAGCAGTCCTGATCAATACAGAGGATGATCTTGATCATGGAGATCAATTCACAACGGCCAAGATCCTTGCTCACTATTTAAAAGAGCAGGAAGTAGATTTGATCCTTGCAGGTAACGTAGCCATTGACGGTGGATCTGGACAAGTCGGTCCGCGTGTGGCAGAACAGCTTGATATTCCTTACGTAACGACGATCACGAAACTGGAAATCGATGGTGAAACCGTAACGGTCACGCGTGACGTAGAAGGGGATTCAGAAGTCATCGAAACGTCTCTTCCATTATTAGTGACTGCTCAACAAGGATTGAACGAACCTCGTTATCCATCCCTTCCAGGAATCATGAAGGCAAAGAAGAAGCCTTTGTATGAAGTGGAATTGGACGATATCGATTTAGACGAAGATGATGTAGAAGCGAAGACCAAGACAATTGAAATCTACCTTCCACCGAAGAAGGAAGCCGGTAAAGTATTAGAAGGCGAATTGGACGCTCAAGTATCAGAGCTTGTTTCCCTTCTTCGCAATGAAGCGAAAGTTATATAA
- the trxA gene encoding thioredoxin, which produces MAITHATDQSFTTDTNSGLVLADFWAPWCGPCKMIAPVLEELDSEMGDKVKIVKVDVDENQETAGKYGVMSIPTLVVLKDGEVVDKVIGFQPKEALAELLNKHV; this is translated from the coding sequence ATGGCTATTACACATGCTACTGATCAATCATTCACAACTGATACAAACTCTGGACTGGTACTTGCAGATTTCTGGGCTCCTTGGTGTGGACCTTGTAAAATGATCGCACCAGTTCTTGAAGAACTTGATAGCGAAATGGGCGACAAAGTGAAAATCGTCAAAGTCGACGTTGATGAAAACCAGGAAACAGCAGGTAAATACGGAGTGATGAGTATCCCGACTTTAGTTGTCCTTAAAGACGGCGAAGTGGTAGACAAAGTAATCGGTTTCCAACCTAAGGAAGCACTTGCTGAATTATTAAACAAACACGTATAA
- a CDS encoding enoyl-CoA hydratase, with protein MESLSWVLEGQVATVLIQRPPANALASGLIKEIDAVLDELETNSDVRVILLKGEGRFFSAGADIKEFTTIESGEEFSKLAKKGQDVFERMENFPKPIIAAIHGAALGGGLELAMGCHIRLVSENAKLGLPELQLGLVPGFAGSQRLPKLVGRAKAAEMLLTSDPISGTEAVQWGLANKAYPEDELFDKAKEMADKIAKKSPGAMKAAIELLSYTKDDRFYEGVMRESDLFGEVFVSADAKEGISAFVEKREPHFKG; from the coding sequence ATGGAAAGTTTATCATGGGTCTTAGAGGGACAGGTCGCAACCGTCCTGATTCAAAGACCTCCCGCAAATGCACTAGCAAGTGGACTCATCAAGGAAATCGACGCGGTTCTTGATGAACTTGAAACCAATTCGGATGTCCGGGTGATCTTACTGAAAGGTGAGGGACGCTTCTTCTCGGCTGGTGCCGATATCAAGGAATTCACGACGATCGAAAGTGGTGAAGAATTCTCCAAGCTTGCGAAAAAAGGCCAGGACGTCTTTGAACGGATGGAGAACTTCCCGAAACCGATCATTGCAGCCATTCATGGTGCCGCATTAGGTGGCGGACTGGAACTCGCCATGGGCTGTCATATCCGATTGGTGAGTGAAAATGCCAAACTCGGCTTACCGGAGCTTCAACTCGGGCTGGTTCCAGGATTTGCAGGATCACAGCGCCTTCCAAAACTGGTTGGACGGGCGAAAGCGGCAGAAATGCTGTTGACGAGTGACCCGATCAGCGGAACAGAAGCGGTTCAGTGGGGGCTTGCCAATAAGGCATATCCGGAGGACGAGCTTTTCGATAAGGCGAAGGAAATGGCCGATAAGATTGCGAAGAAGAGCCCGGGAGCCATGAAGGCTGCCATCGAACTACTTAGTTATACAAAAGATGACCGGTTCTATGAAGGTGTGATGAGAGAATCGGATCTGTTTGGTGAAGTATTTGTGTCCGCGGATGCCAAAGAGGGTATTTCAGCCTTCGTTGAAAAGAGAGAACCACACTTTAAAGGCTAG